A DNA window from Mya arenaria isolate MELC-2E11 chromosome 17, ASM2691426v1 contains the following coding sequences:
- the LOC128223034 gene encoding uncharacterized protein LOC128223034, with protein sequence MKSRIDELKKTSLKDLASLKDSHKSIIVEIKALRTEVNRIFDKLEKMTVEQLDRMINDLEKGLKNDLDSCANMHDQLKTMMEKLQQITDKHKNISLFIGYKKCKVKLGEANVTVQDIQKRPKQVLRFKSDESLLQFLKNLSSLGNIETVSSLPKRTDGDHVYNAQSSGEYNVRIKEDQNICTISGICELPSGDYVISDSNNKRVKLLNRKYQVIAHCDLSTVPNDLCHTFGNEVAVAVDDCIAKHEVHFLIMSRGKLHAGRRFTTDHQCNCVSHHQGQLYISSNDALHQNTISGILVKRFMKTSLITGKLTRMF encoded by the coding sequence ATGAAGAGCAGGATAGATGAGCTCAAGAAGACCAGTCTGAAAGACTTAGCCTCACTGAAGGACTCCCACAAAAGCATCATTGTTGAAATCAAGGCTCTCCGCACTGAGGTTAACAGAATCTTTGACAAGCTTGAGAAAATGACAGTTGAACAATTAGATAGAATGATAAACGATCTGGAAAAGggtttgaaaaatgatttggATAGCTGTGCCAATATGCATGACCAACTCAAAACCATGATGGAAAAGCTACAGCAGATTACTGACAAACACAAGAATATCAGTCTGTTTATTGGCTACAAAAAGTGTAAGGTCAAGTTGGGTGAAGCCAACGTTACAGTGCAAGATATACAGAAAAGGCCAAAACAAGTATTACGGTTCAAATCTGATGAAAGTCTATTGCAGTTTTTAAAAAACCTCAGCAGCCTTGGCAACATTGAAACTGTTAGTTCCTTGCCAAAAAGAACAGATGGTGATCATGTGTACAACGCTCAGAGTTCAGGTGAATATAATGTTAGAATAAAGGAGGATCAAAATATCTGCACTATTTCAGGTATTTGTGAGTTACCCAGTGGAGATTATGTTATATCCGACTCTAACAACAAAAGAGTGAAACTTCTGAACAGAAAGTACCAGGTCATTGCTCATTGTGATCTTTCTACAGTTCCTAATGACTTGTGTCACACTTTTGGAAATGAAGTAGCTGTAGCCGTTGATGATTGTATTGCTAAACATGAAGTTCATTTCCTCATAATGTCCAGAGGGAAGCTACATGCAGGGAGAAGGTTCACTACAGACCACCAGTGCAACTGCGTTAGCCACCATCAGGGCCAGCTGTATATTTCTTCCAATGATGCACTGCACCAGAACACCATAAGTGGAATACTGGTAAAAAGATTTATGAAGACAAGTCTAATTACTGGAAAGCTAACAAGAATGTTTTAA